The Panacibacter microcysteis DNA window TCTTTCAGTTTTGCAGCACCAATCATTACTTTGGTAGCGATGTTCAGGTAAGGTATCTGGTAAGCTTTTGCAATAAATGGCGTGGTGCGGCTTGCACGCGGGTTAGCTTCGATTACATACACTTTACCATCTTTAATAGCAAACTGTATGTTTATAAGTCCTCTTATATCGAGTGCCCGGGCAATTTTTTCAGCATAGTATTCCATGGTGGTTACTTCCAGCGGTGTAAGGTTAAATGCTGGTAATACCGCATTGCTATCGCCACTGTGTATACCTGCAGGCTCAATATGTTCCATTACGCCCATTACATGAAATTCTTCCCCGTCAAAAATGCCGTCTATTTCTGCTTCCTGGCAACGATCGAGAAAATGGTCAATGAGAATTTTATTGTTGGGTATGTGTTTAAGCAGGCTGATAACGGCTTTTTCCACTTCATCATCATTGATCACGATACGCATTCTTTGTCCGCCCAAAACATAGCTGGGTCTTACCAGTACCGGGTAACCAACTTTGTTGGCCACTTCTATGGCTTCATCAGCCGTAAAGGCCGTACCGTAAGCAGGGTAAGGAATATCGAGGTCTTTCAGCAAATCACTAAAGCGGCCACGATCTTCGGCGATATCCATACTATCGAATGATGTGCCGATGATTTTTATCCCTTTTTCCGTAAGCTTTTTGGCAAGCTTCAGCGCAGTTTGTCCGCCCAGTTGCACAATTACACCTTCCGGTTGTTCCAGTTCTATAATTTCCCACAGGTGCTCCCAGTAAACGGGTTCGAAATACAGCTTATCGGCCATATCAAAATCCGTACTTACTGTTTCCGGGTTGCAATTGATCATAATTGCCTCGTAGCCGCATTCTTTTATTGCCAGTAAACCATGTACACAGCAATAATCAAATTCAATACCCTGACCAATTCTGTTAGGACCGCTACCTAAAACAATGATTTTCTTTTTTTGCGAAGGAATAGACTCGTTTGATGAAATTGTTTGATTCATTTCTTGAAAAGATTGCGCAAAATTAAGGGTATGAAAACTTATAGAAACATAAAATTCCGCATTATGTATAACATGTGCATATGCGGTCGTTTAAAAAACAATGGTGGGCCCGGCAGCAGCAAAACTATTGAGCGTTCGTTGCGTCGCACTCTTGTACGGCAAAGCTTTGCGCAGCATGGTGAGACGTGAGACGTGAATGGTCAATGGTGAATGGTGAAACGGCAGACGTGAGACGTGAGATGTGAAATATTCTTATTCAATCAACGTGGTTGCAATTCCGCATCGTGCTGATGCAACCACTGCTAAAGCCATATCAGTATGTCAGGCTTATTCAGCACGAAAGCAGGAAAAGGCCGTACATCTTTTTTTGCCTGGCTTTTTGGTTCTTTTGTGTCAAAACAAAAGAACGGTAAACAACCTGGAAGAAACAAATCATTATATGAACCGAAAAATGCTCATTACCTGCACAAAAGCTATTTGCTGAAAATCATAGCAAGGCCGCACCCTTGATGCACAAAGAACAGAACGCACAAGTGAGTGACACAACAGGCGATGATAGTAGCAATGCAGCTTAATACAAAACATTAAAAAACGTTTTGGCCGTACAGATCAATAAGGCAGGCAGTGAGGTTAAATACGAAATGAAAGATAATACCATACCAGAGCGTATTATATTTTCTGCGCAACGAGCCAATCAGGATACCGAAGGGGATAAGCCAGACCAGCGAGAAAAAATTGAGGTGTATGGCGGCAAAAATAAAACCGGTAATCATTACCACCATGCGCTCATCCAGGAAGGCATTGAAATAATTATACAACACACTGCGAAAAGCAATTTCTTCAAATACTGCGGGCATGAACGCGATAGAATAGATCATGACCAGCACGGGGAACTGGTAAATACGGTAGGGCTCGAACAGACTGGTATCTACCTGGAAAATAGAGACATTGATCTGCTTAATGGTAAGACTGATAACTGTGGAAAAAGCAACCGACCCTGCAATAACGCCAAGCAATACCAACACATTGAAGTTGTTGAACTTTAGTACCGGCTTTATAGTGGCCCTGTTTCTCCAGGCAAAATATACTGTGACCGCAGCAAGGGATATTTCTACGAAGAACAGGCTGTCGTAACTTGTAAACCAGTTGGTAAAACGCACCGTGAGACAGAAGAACAGGTAGATGGTGTAGAATACCAGGGCACCGCGCAGGTGCCGGTTATTGAAGATATCTACCCGCCCGGCATCTGTACCAAGATAAGCACCACAATGATGGCAAAAACGATGGTAGCCTTTTACGCTGGTATCGCAATCGTCGCAATAATATGTATCCTGATCTGGCTCCATTAAATTATCAGCATTTCTTCATTTACAAGGTCTGTTCTATAAGCTGCCTGTATACCCCTGAACAATAACCACGATATGGTGGTGCAAAAGATAATGGTGTAAATACCCTGCACAGTCTTAAACGAGTTGGTAAGCTCGCCGAATACGGCAATGGTTGAAAAGGTAACCACAATAACAAAAGCTGTTAGTATGGCAGTAAACGGTCTTTTGGCGCTCCACCTTGCCAGCAGGAAAAAAAGCCCGGTGCAGGCAGCCGAAATAAGACTAAGCCAGATGCGCTCATCAAGCGTGGAAAATAAAATGCCGACGGCACTGGCAAAGAATATTGCCGACAAGATGTATAACACACTTCTTGCTACCTGTATGGTAAATTCATTCTTCTGAAGTGTTTCTTTGCGCTGTTTTTCGCGATACTGGAAAAGCAGTTGTGTTTCATCTTCCTGCTGCGGAAAGCCGCAATTGGTGCAGAAATGATGGCTGTTGTCATTTATATAAAAACACCTGCGGCATGTGGCAAAGTTTGTGGAAACATGCCTTACATGCGGCAGGTGTGCGTTTATGCGGGCTGCTTTGGTATAACGTGCGGGAAGAAAAAGTTTATACTCCATCTGCTGCAACATACTGAAAAAGCCGCAAAGAAAAACAGCTATTGTGGGCGGTTATTTGAGCGGTATATCGCGTTTGAGCATTTCATTACGGTTGGCCATTTCCCATGCAGTGTAAAACACAAGTTTTACACGTTTTGCCATCAGGTCGAAATTGATCTTGTCAACAGTATCTGATGGCTGGTGATAATCTGCGTGTGTACCGTTGAAATAGAATATAACAGGCACACCATTTTTGGCAAAGTTGAAATGATCTGACCGGTAGTAAAAACGGTTTGGATCTTTTGGGTCATTGTATTTCCGGTCGAGTTCCATTTTTACAAACCTGTTATTAATACTGTCGCTGATGGGCAGCAGATCGCTGCTTAGTTTATCTTCCCCAATGGTGTACACATAGTTCATAGAGTCGCCGTAATTTCTTTCCGGGTCTATCCTGCCCACCATATCGATATTGAGGTCCACAGAGGTTTTGTTGAGCGGGTAAACGGGATGTGCAGCGTAGTATTCTGAACCCCATAAACCTTTCTCTTCGCCCGACACCGTCATAAACACGATAGAGCGTTTGGGCGTGTAGCCTTTTTGTTTTGCTTTGGCAAAAGCTTCGGCCAGTTCAAGCACGCTTGTTGTACCAGAGCCGTCGTCATCTGCACCGTAATAGATAACCGTATCTCTTTTACCAAGATGATCGTAGTGAGCAGTAATGAATACATATTCGTCTTTTTTCTCGCCACCTGGTAATAAACCCATTACATTACTGCTCTGCAGGTTATTGGTTACGGTATTTGCCGAGAATGTAAAAGCGGCCGCATAACTGCCTGTTTGCACCTGCTGTACATCTTTAAAAGATGCCATTGATTTGCCCAGCAGCAACGCAGCGGTAGTATAAGAAACAGAAACAGCGGGCAAGGGTTTACCCTGGCTTTGCTTCAGGTACATGTTACCCTTTACAGTAGTACTTTTTTTAGGAAAATCCTTTGCAATCACAATAATACCTTTTGCGCCATTGGTTCTTGCCTGCAT harbors:
- a CDS encoding ATP-grasp domain-containing protein, which translates into the protein MNQTISSNESIPSQKKKIIVLGSGPNRIGQGIEFDYCCVHGLLAIKECGYEAIMINCNPETVSTDFDMADKLYFEPVYWEHLWEIIELEQPEGVIVQLGGQTALKLAKKLTEKGIKIIGTSFDSMDIAEDRGRFSDLLKDLDIPYPAYGTAFTADEAIEVANKVGYPVLVRPSYVLGGQRMRIVINDDEVEKAVISLLKHIPNNKILIDHFLDRCQEAEIDGIFDGEEFHVMGVMEHIEPAGIHSGDSNAVLPAFNLTPLEVTTMEYYAEKIARALDIRGLINIQFAIKDGKVYVIEANPRASRTTPFIAKAYQIPYLNIATKVMIGAAKLKEFTMEKKLDGFAIKEPVFSFNKFPNVNKELGPEMKSTGEAIRFIKDLRDPYFRTLYKEKSMYLSK
- a CDS encoding CPBP family intramembrane glutamic endopeptidase; this encodes MEPDQDTYYCDDCDTSVKGYHRFCHHCGAYLGTDAGRVDIFNNRHLRGALVFYTIYLFFCLTVRFTNWFTSYDSLFFVEISLAAVTVYFAWRNRATIKPVLKFNNFNVLVLLGVIAGSVAFSTVISLTIKQINVSIFQVDTSLFEPYRIYQFPVLVMIYSIAFMPAVFEEIAFRSVLYNYFNAFLDERMVVMITGFIFAAIHLNFFSLVWLIPFGILIGSLRRKYNTLWYGIIFHFVFNLTACLIDLYGQNVF
- a CDS encoding M28 family peptidase → MRRTFVLAALLCTTLTYAQSTKKLQKIAKTITEADLKAKLSVIAGPGMEGRETATPAQKKAAAFIEDYFKQLGLLPGNGDSYQMNFPVFQDSLATSSFTVNGKSLNMYTDYVISPLSMSTGSWSGDSVVFVGFGIADSTRNDFKSNNVKDKWVIVAEGTATDADKPAVQYSFRNPASVYAKMMQARTNGAKGIIVIAKDFPKKSTTVKGNMYLKQSQGKPLPAVSVSYTTAALLLGKSMASFKDVQQVQTGSYAAAFTFSANTVTNNLQSSNVMGLLPGGEKKDEYVFITAHYDHLGKRDTVIYYGADDDGSGTTSVLELAEAFAKAKQKGYTPKRSIVFMTVSGEEKGLWGSEYYAAHPVYPLNKTSVDLNIDMVGRIDPERNYGDSMNYVYTIGEDKLSSDLLPISDSINNRFVKMELDRKYNDPKDPNRFYYRSDHFNFAKNGVPVIFYFNGTHADYHQPSDTVDKINFDLMAKRVKLVFYTAWEMANRNEMLKRDIPLK